Proteins co-encoded in one Papaver somniferum cultivar HN1 chromosome 5, ASM357369v1, whole genome shotgun sequence genomic window:
- the LOC113279939 gene encoding uncharacterized protein LOC113279939 yields the protein MCPSVQRLQLHLPKQNSVMLYEHQTVDEVLENERNSKTMLTEYFVTNASDHMDRRWLYREFPEHYKWDKAIMKLQRRRTKQRVSGMVYSVPPIAAERFFLRLILMHVRGATSYENLLTVEGRICQTFKNAVEARGLLENDNSLRACMAEAATNKMPSAMRTLSGSILVFCNIVDTRKLWDEFFNVMVEYYASSSDTSSAYLSYRLLRELNHMLHQHGKRLKDYDLPATVGILDDNLQVSDLIEEEVSILVSE from the coding sequence ATGTGTCCATCAGTTCAACGATTGCAGTTGCATCTTCCCAAACAAAATAGTGTCATGTTATACGAGCATCAAACAGTCGATGAGGTCTTGGAAAATGAAAGGAATTCTAAAACGATGTTGACTGAGTATTTTGTTACAAATgcaagtgatcatatggataggCGATGGTTGTATCGAGAGTTTCCAGAACACTACAAATGGGATAAAGCAATTATGAaattgcagagaagaagaacaaaacagAGGGTCAGTGGTATGGTATATTCTGTACCCCCTATTGCAGCTGAAAGGTTTTTTCTGAggctcatacttatgcatgtTAGGGGTGCTACTTCATATGAAAATTTGTTGACAGTTGAAGGCAGAATATGTCAGACATTTAAAAATGCAGTCGAGGCACGAGGATTGTTGGAAAATGATAACAGTTTGAGGGCATGTATGGCCGAAGCAGCAACAAACAAAATGCCATCTGCTATGAGAACTCTTTCTGGTAGCATATTGGTTTTTTGCAACATAGTGGACACCAGAAAGCTCTGGGACGAGTTCTTCAACGTCATGGTTGAATATTATGCAAGTTCAAGTGATACAAGCTCCGCATACTTATCATACCGTCTTCTTAGAGAGCTGAATCATATGCTTCATCAACATGGCAAGCGCCTAAAAGATTATGATCTTCCAGCAACTGTCGGCATATTAGACGACAATTTACAGGTGTCTGATTTGATCGAAGAGGAGGTATCCATTCTGGTTTCCGAATAA